The sequence TCTTCCCCAGCGCCGCCTTGGCCGGATCATACGCCACATGCCGGGGAAGCGGCTCGATGGGTTCCTGCCCCATCGCAAGCGTTGAAAAGGCCGATAAAACGATCGCAGCGAACCAGTATTTCATGAGGTCGAGTATAGCATAAGCGTCCCCCGCTTATTAAACGAAACCCAGGTTCAGCGCCCCTTTTCCGTCAGGCGCCAGAAAAGGCGGAGACTGCGGCGGGCACGGTGGTCCAAACGGTAGTGGATCCCCTCCAGGTAGGCGAGGATATCCTGCGGCCGGACGCCGGTACGCGCGGAAGCGCGCTTGAGCAGGTACTGCGGGATCTTCTGGCGGCGGCGGGCAAAGGCACGGCCGAGCCGCTGCATCTGTTTTTCGTTCGCCTGGTACGACAGCAGTCCGAAAACAAAAGGGAGGCCGTAGCGTTTGTGCCACTCTTCGGCTAGGTCCAGGGCCTCGACGCCCTCCAGGTAGGCCCGCAAAGCGGGATCGCCGATGAGAACCCTCCCTTCATGCCCCA is a genomic window of Sulfurimonas sp. HSL1-2 containing:
- a CDS encoding MqnA/MqnD/SBP family protein: MRFGRIEYLNLLPFHVFMKRYVRSSQSQMMLRHGSNVPSAINRAYRMRKIDAAFISSIRAKGQKHLNLGIIADGPVQSVLLLPSETPQTDTASETSNALVRVLGHEGRVLIGDPALRAYLEGVEALDLAEEWHKRYGLPFVFGLLSYQANEKQMQRLGRAFARRRQKIPQYLLKRASARTGVRPQDILAYLEGIHYRLDHRARRSLRLFWRLTEKGR